A DNA window from Verrucomicrobiia bacterium contains the following coding sequences:
- a CDS encoding tetratricopeptide repeat protein: MKINARTLWLAIGCACFCAVQGIHAEDKFTIETAQSAATNGDASALYFLAVHYAKGTGVPPDQAKAVDYMTRSAEKGFAFAENDLGSYYAKGRGVKQDFEIAASWYRKAADHGDPLAQFSMGRIYAEGRGVPADPQESLKWYKKSAEQHQSDAEFAVADIYLNGTGVPIDCQAALNWYGKAFADGQAGAANGMGYIYEHGAPPEIPQDLARARQCYQEGADKLDGKAQMNLGRLYLEGSGVAADPVEAYKWFYLANLDGERLANHYLRDMSGQTAINAKTGLLTPEQIAEATKQAQEWRKAKIVARVSAPGAK, encoded by the coding sequence ATGAAGATAAATGCTCGGACTCTGTGGCTCGCGATCGGTTGCGCCTGCTTTTGCGCGGTGCAAGGCATTCACGCGGAGGACAAATTCACGATTGAAACCGCCCAAAGCGCGGCGACCAACGGCGACGCCTCGGCGCTTTATTTCCTGGCGGTGCATTACGCCAAAGGCACCGGCGTGCCGCCGGATCAAGCCAAGGCGGTGGATTACATGACGCGGTCGGCCGAGAAGGGTTTTGCCTTTGCGGAAAATGACCTGGGTTCTTATTACGCCAAGGGCCGCGGCGTGAAGCAGGATTTTGAGATCGCGGCTTCGTGGTATCGCAAGGCAGCCGATCACGGCGATCCTTTAGCGCAGTTTAGCATGGGAAGAATTTACGCCGAAGGACGCGGCGTTCCGGCGGACCCGCAGGAGTCGCTTAAGTGGTACAAGAAATCCGCTGAGCAACATCAGTCGGACGCGGAATTTGCCGTGGCTGATATTTACCTCAACGGCACGGGGGTTCCGATAGATTGCCAGGCAGCGCTGAATTGGTACGGAAAAGCGTTTGCTGATGGGCAGGCTGGCGCGGCGAATGGCATGGGTTACATTTATGAGCACGGCGCGCCGCCGGAAATCCCGCAGGATTTAGCCCGCGCGAGGCAGTGCTACCAGGAGGGAGCCGACAAGCTGGACGGCAAAGCGCAAATGAATCTTGGCCGCTTGTATCTGGAGGGATCGGGCGTGGCGGCTGACCCGGTCGAAGCCTACAAATGGTTTTATCTCGCCAATTTGGATGGTGAACGGCTGGCGAATCATTATCTCAGGGATATGTCCGGCCAGACGGCCATCAATGCGAAGACTGGTTTATTGACGCCCGAACAAATCGCTGAAGCCACCAAGCAGGCGCAAGAATGGCGCAAGGCGAAAATCGTGGCGCGGGTATCGGCGCCCGGAGCGAAATAA